A window of the Abyssisolibacter fermentans genome harbors these coding sequences:
- the remB gene encoding extracellular matrix regulator RemB → MFLHLGKNFVIPIKDVIAIVDAEALSKSDDTKNFFKIAEEEEFIYKISDDDIKSYIITEKVIKDKKEKKVRKSIIYCSNISTITLYKRAKMNNEFLCSL, encoded by the coding sequence ATGTTTTTACATTTAGGTAAAAACTTTGTTATACCAATAAAAGATGTTATAGCAATAGTTGATGCTGAAGCTTTATCAAAGTCAGATGATACAAAAAATTTTTTTAAAATAGCTGAGGAAGAAGAATTTATTTATAAAATTTCTGATGATGATATTAAATCTTATATAATAACAGAAAAGGTAATTAAAGATAAGAAAGAGAAAAAAGTCAGAAAAAGTATAATATATTGTTCTAACATATCAACAATAACATTATATAAAAGAGCTAAGATGAACAATGAATTTTTATGTAGTTTATAG